The window AGAGGCTCCGGCTCATCACCGGGCAAGCTCTCAGGATAAAGATCGGTTGCGACAAAGATATGCATTTTTGCGGAGAAGAACTGTGGTGCCATCGACACTTCTGTTAGAAACTCGAGGTTATGACTGCCATAGCCAACTTCTTCTTTTAACTCTCGCTGCGCCGCTTCTTCCGGCGTTTCGCCGGGGTCAATCAAACCTTTCGGGAAACCCAATTGGTAATCGTGAGAGCCCGCCGCGTATTCGCGAATAAGCAGCAATGTTTTGTCGTCCAGACAGGGCACAATCATAACGGCGCCACGACCACTGCCTTTCATGCGTTCAAACTGACGCTGCTCACCGTTGCTAAACTTTAAATCGACCGCTTCAATGCGCAGCAGCCGACTTTGAGCTACCACACGACGGGATAAAATTTGAGGGACTTGCTTCTTTGTCATACAACCATCCAAGTCATTGTCTCTCTTTACTATAACGACTCTGCGTACAGAAAACAGTCTGAATTT is drawn from Idiomarina piscisalsi and contains these coding sequences:
- the nudE gene encoding ADP compounds hydrolase NudE, with the translated sequence MTKKQVPQILSRRVVAQSRLLRIEAVDLKFSNGEQRQFERMKGSGRGAVMIVPCLDDKTLLLIREYAAGSHDYQLGFPKGLIDPGETPEEAAQRELKEEVGYGSHNLEFLTEVSMAPQFFSAKMHIFVATDLYPESLPGDEPEPLEKVTWAVDDADNLLTQPDFTEARSVAALLMLLRKRGQSADA